The following coding sequences are from one Daphnia pulex isolate KAP4 chromosome 11, ASM2113471v1 window:
- the LOC124208296 gene encoding aminopeptidase N-like isoform X1 — MRLFHAQMNGSITPEEKKAMTEHLERNWCAVIRYGGKEEWNWAWRASLCDMWSSQRTKILSAMSCSQDRDRLKQLLSRVFSPTIEQDPHDTFATIEKMTENHVACSMVLNFLATNWEILGRHFRRSGDNLKLLTSAAKFCEYTRRIERDFIRPGNSIALSRTGFWRSSATIFAWLSRIWNKSILLSNL, encoded by the exons ATGCGCCTCTTTCACGCTCAAATGAACGGCTCAATTACCCCCGAAGAGAAAAA GGCAATGACGGAACATTTGGAGCGCAATTGGTGTGCGGTGATTCGCTACGGTGGTAAGGAAGAATGGAACTGGGCGTGGCGAGCTAGTCTTTGCGACATGTGGTCGTCACAGCGAACAAAGATTTTATCGGCCATGAGCTGCAGTCAAGATCGTGATCGTTTGAAACAGCTTCTTTCTCGCGTGTTTTCGCCGACCATCGAACAGGACCCGCACGACACGTTCGCCACCATTGAGAAAATGACGGAAAATCACGTCGCTTGTTCCATGGTGTTGAACTTTTTGGCGACCAACTGGGAGATCCTAGGGCGACA TTTTAGAAGATCTGGCGATAATTTGAAGCTGCTAACCTCCGCCGCCAAATTTTGTGAGTACACCAGACGAATTGAAAGAG ATTTTATCCGACCTGGAAACTCAATCGCGCTCTCTCGGACGGGATTCTGGAGGTCATCCGCAACAATATTCGCTTGGCTGAGTAGAATTTGGAACAAGTCTATTTTGCTATCGAATCTTTGA
- the LOC124208296 gene encoding aminopeptidase Ey-like isoform X2: MRLFHAQMNGSITPEEKKAMTEHLERNWCAVIRYGGKEEWNWAWRASLCDMWSSQRTKILSAMSCSQDRDRLKQLLSRVFSPTIEQDPHDTFATIEKMTENHVACSMVLNFLATNWEILGRHFRRSGDNLKLLTSAAKFCEYTRRIERDVPDFIRPGNSIALSRTGFWRSSATIFAWLSRIWNKSILLSNL, translated from the exons ATGCGCCTCTTTCACGCTCAAATGAACGGCTCAATTACCCCCGAAGAGAAAAA GGCAATGACGGAACATTTGGAGCGCAATTGGTGTGCGGTGATTCGCTACGGTGGTAAGGAAGAATGGAACTGGGCGTGGCGAGCTAGTCTTTGCGACATGTGGTCGTCACAGCGAACAAAGATTTTATCGGCCATGAGCTGCAGTCAAGATCGTGATCGTTTGAAACAGCTTCTTTCTCGCGTGTTTTCGCCGACCATCGAACAGGACCCGCACGACACGTTCGCCACCATTGAGAAAATGACGGAAAATCACGTCGCTTGTTCCATGGTGTTGAACTTTTTGGCGACCAACTGGGAGATCCTAGGGCGACA TTTTAGAAGATCTGGCGATAATTTGAAGCTGCTAACCTCCGCCGCCAAATTTTGTGAGTACACCAGACGAATTGAAAGAG ATGTCCCAGATTTTATCCGACCTGGAAACTCAATCGCGCTCTCTCGGACGGGATTCTGGAGGTCATCCGCAACAATATTCGCTTGGCTGAGTAGAATTTGGAACAAGTCTATTTTGCTATCGAATCTTTGA
- the LOC124208288 gene encoding mitochondrial uncoupling protein 4-like: MVGGKFMHLSSPSLETSPTFVDDMWFKYILSVISATIAEGATYPLDLIKTRLQIQGEIASSKGDAGSYRGMLKTAVGIVKEEGLIRLWQGITPAIYRHAIYTGVRFGAYEKMRENVFKKNPDGSYSLWKAAIGGMSAGALGQFMASPTDLVKVQIQMEGKRRLEGKPPRVKNAFHAFQQIMKQGGIRGLWKGWVPNVQRAALVNLGDLTTYDTAKRYILRNSQLKDTSLVHIMSSMCAGLVGAIMATPADVIKTRVMNQPTDERGRGLYYKSSIDCFLKTAQQEGFLAMYKGFFPAWIRMGPWSLCFWLSYEKIRKAMGTAAF; encoded by the exons ATGGTGGGTGGAAAATTTATGCATTTGTCAAGTCCTTCCTTAGAAACATCACCTACGTTTGTGGATGATATGTGGTTCAAGTACATTCTCTCTGTGATATCTGCAACAATCGCTGAAGGAG CAACATATCCTTTGGATTTGATAAAAACCAGGCTTCAAATCCAGGGTGAAATAGCATCATCCAAAGGAGATGCT GGTAGTTACAGAGGAATGCTCAAGACTGCTGTTGGAATAGTGAAAGAAGAAGGCTTAATCAGATTGTGGCAAGGTATCACACCTGCAATTTACAGGCATGCAATCTATACAGGAGTTAGATTTGGTGCATAtgagaaaatgagagaaaatgtGTTCAAGAAAAATCCAGATGGATCATATTCCTTATG GAAAGCAGCTATAGGGGGTATGAGTGCAGGAGCTTTAGGCCAATTTATGGCTAGTCCAACTGACTTAGTCAAAGTGCAGATTCAAATGGAAGGTAAACGAAGACTGGAAGGAAAGCCCCCAAGAGTAAAAAACGCATTCCATGCTTTTCAACAAATCATGAAACAAGGTGGTATCAGAGGATTATGGAAGGGATGGGTCCCGAATGTGCAAAGAGCTGCTTTAGTCAATTTGGGTGACTTAACAACGTATGATACAGCTAAAAGATATATTCTTAGAAATTCGCAATTAAAGGACACATCGCTCGTACATATTATGTCGAG TATGTGTGCTGGGCTTGTAGGCGCCATAATGGCAACCCCAGCGGACGTAATAAAGACAAGAGTTATGAATCAACCAACTGACGAACGTGGACG AGGCCTCTACTATAAGTCATCTATCGACTGTTTCTTGAAAACCGCTCAACAGGAGGGTTTCTTGGCGATGTATAAAGGCTTCTTCCCCGCATGGATTCGTATGGG GCCATGGAGTTTATGTTTCTGGTTGAGTTACGAGAAAATTCGCAAGGCAATGGGAACCGCCGCATTTTGA